The sequence TGCCTAAAATGCTGGGCGAGGTACTACTGTGGCGGTGGTTGCCATGCAAATGCTCATTCACATAACAATGATCTAAAAAAACCATATGAGCTTGGGTGTGAACTACAAAAGATTCGTACAGAATGCAGTATATATATAGAAGCTGCTAAAGCAATTTCGAAACACTCTTGAAATATTTCTAAATGATTAGTATAATAAAAAAATGAGTATATAAAAATATAAACTGGTGGGGGGAAATTTTGATGGCTAAAGACACGACAAATCAAAAAAAGAATATCACTAAGCCCAAGACCAACAAAAGAAAAAAGTATACTGTAGGTGACTACGTTGCATACGGGGTTTTTGCCCTTATTTTACTAGTTGTCCTAGGTGCTACGGGTTATTTTTATGGTATACACAGACCAAGAACAAATGAAGATATTACACAAAAGGCAGAAGAATTCAGTGAACTATTTTTCAACATTGACTACGAATCTTTTTCTTTTGAACCGTTGCTGGGGTACCTAAGCCCAGGTCTTGTGAGAAGTCATCAAGCTTACGAACAACAATTTATTAACGATTACAGAGCAAAACAATACACCATGGTTATCCATGAAATAGAATCTTCTGTAACTGAATCCGGATGGGAAACTGCTAAAGTACAAGTTAACATCTTAGCAGAAGAAGACTCTATATTACTAGAAACACCAAAAAAAGCTTGGAGTATCATGCACTATGAGTTCGAGAGAATCGACGGAGAATGGGTTATTGCTAGATATGAACCAGGTGTAGCAAAAGAAGTAAACGAGTTAAATGAATTAAAAGGACAGTAAAAAAGCAGCTATTATAGCTGCTTTTTTTAAATATCTATAAGACATCTTTTCAATAAATATGAAATTGTGGTAGTGATAATTCCCTATCATAATTTTTTTTAGGAGTTTTTATGGTTTTTGGCCATATCTAAATAAATACCCACAGATTTATATATTTTTTCTTTCTCAGTATCAGTTGTTTGCCTAACGGCTTTACCTGGTAACCCTACTATAAGGGAACCTTGGTCAAAGGTTTTACTTGGAGGCACTAAAGAACCTGCACCCACTATAGACCCTGTTTTTATCACTGCACCATCTAAAACAGTAGACCCCATACCAACTAAGGTGAAGTCTTCTATGGTACAACCATGGAGCACAGCATTGTGTCCTACGGTTACGCCCTCTCCAATTACAAGGGGAGTGTTTGTATCCACATGAAGTACACTACCATCTTGAATATTAGTGTTTTTCCCTATTGTGATCTTATCCATGTCTCCACGTATTACAACATTTGGCCATATGTTAACACCTTCTTCGATAGTAACATCACCTATAATGACAGCAGATTCATGGATAAAAGTATTTTCATGTATCTTAGGACTAACTCCCATATAACTTTGAATCATAACAAAACCTCCTTTTTGTTATATTTTACCTTTATAGATTTTTTAAAGCAAATAAATTTAATTTTTAAATATTAAAAAAATATTGATAAGTAAAATAAAACCAAGTATAATATAGAATATTAATTAAATCCTTTAGCTTAACAGAATACTCTCTTAGATTCACTCATATCTAAGAGAGTAACTGTATTATAGCTGTAAATTAGTATAACAAGAAGGAGGATGACTATGTTCAATTATTTTGGCTCTCTTTTTATTTACATTGTTGCTGCAGTTGCAATCCTAGTGACAAACTTAATACTACACAGCAAAGACAATAGAAATATATACTATAAAGCCTTTTTTATATCACTGTTAATAGCAATTGTATTTTCCTCATTTACACCTTTAATTTACCATTCTATTGAAGATACTTTTGAAAGTAGTTTCTTCATGTTTTTTATTATCTTTATACTACCACTAGCACCACTAGCACTTTATATTATAACTCAAAAATTTTTATACAAATTACTAGTATACATAAAAACTAACAACATCCTAAAGTGACCACAAGGTCACTTTTTATTTTCTTTAAATACTGCTATGTTTGGACTTAAAGATCATAAAGATCATAAAGATAAAGTAGATCTGTGGCTAAGTGCTTTAGGATTTTACCACTACCTAACACTAAAAAGCCCACACTATAAAAAGCAAACATTAAAATATTGAGCCACAAGACTATAGCCCTTTAGAAAATTCCCTTTATATTTTTAATCCATGAAAATCAGTGAAAATCCGTGGCTAAGATTTTGCCTTTTCCCCTTGGACTTAGAGATCATATAGATCCTGTAGATCTGTGGCTACGATTTTGACCTTCTCCTTTGAACTTAAAAATCCTGTAGATCCGTGGCTACGCTTTTAAATTTTTTTCTCCCACATCATATCCATAAAGAAAAAGGGATTTAAAACAAAGGTATCGAAAAGTATATAAATAGCAAAATATATAAATAGAAAATATTTAATAGAGGGGGATAATCGTGCTAGTTAACATATCCATAGCAAAGGTAAACAAACACGGGAAAAATATAGGAGGGGACACTGCAGAAATAGTTGAACGCCCACTAGGTGGAGTAACAGGAATCATAGTGGACGGACAAGGAAGTGGCAAACCTGCAAAAATAATAAGCAACTCCATAGTGGGTAAAATATCTACACTAATAGGAGATGGTGCACGAGACGGTGCAGTGGCCAGGGCAGTGCAAGACTACCTCTTTACAATCAAAGACGGTAGAGTATCTGCCACCCTTACAATGGTATCTGTTGCTCTAGACACAAATAGCATTGTTATAACAAGAAATGGCCACACTCCAGTGATAGTCCTTGATGAACATGATGAAATAATATATGAAGAACAAGTAAATCCCTTAGGGTTTTATAAATTCTCTAAACCTCAAATTAATGAAATACCCCTAAAAGCAGGCCTTACAATCATGGCCTATAGCGACGGTTTGGTTTCAGCGGGGAAAAAATATAACAACAACATAACACATAATCAAATAATAGAGATACTAAAACAACAAATAACCACGCAAAGTAAAGCAGATAAAATTTTGGAGCTAGCCTTAGAATTGGACAAAGATAGGCCAAATGATGATACCACCATACTTATATTGGAAACAGTGGAAGGTGACAACAAAAACATAAGAAAAGTTACCGCTAGCTATCCCATTTAACCAAAGGGGGAATAACAATTGAACAAAGAAATTAAAATAGCAGTAGTAGGAAACTGTGCCGCTGGGAAAACTACTTTAGTAAAAGGTCTTAAACAAGAAGGTTACATTAATGCTTATAACGTTCCCCAAGAACACTCTGTAGTTTTAAAGTTTTGGCAAAGGTATAATCCCAAGCTTCTCATATACTTAACATGCAGCTTAGAAGAAGCTAAAAAAAGGAGGCCAAGGATTGCTTGGGGTCAAGAAAGGCTGGAAGACCAAAAAAAGAAACTTCAAAATGCCTATGAAAATAAAGACTTACTTATCGACACAAATAACTTATCAATTGATGATGTTTTGAAAATAGCTATAGAGTATATACAAGAAAGGGCTGAATAACTTGATAAAACTAGAAGATGTAAAAGAACACCCAGTAGCTAAGACATTCATAAAAAAAGGTGATGACCACTTAGGTGAAATGGGGTTTACGGAACATAGCTATAGACATAAAAATCTTGTATCAAAGATCGCTTCAAATGTATTAGAAAGATTGGGGTACTCTGAAAGAGAAGTTGAGCTTGCAGCTATAGCTGGATATCTTCATGACATCGGTAACGTAATCTCACGATATAACCATGGGCAGACAGGGGCCATGTTGGCATATGACATCTTAAAAGATTTAGGAATGGATCCGGGCGAGATCGCCACTGTAATATCTGCCATAGGTAATCATGAGGAGCAATACGGTGAAAGTGTTAACAACGTGTCAGCTGCTCTTATTCTTGCAGATAAATCAGATGTTCACAGATCAAGGGTTAGAAACCCAGATGTATCTACATTTGATATCCATGACAGGGTAAACTATGGTGCAGTCCACTCATTTCTAAAAGTAGATACAGAGGAAAGAAAGATTACATTGGAGCTGGAAATAGACCAAAGCATAACAACAGTCATGGAATACTTTGAGATATTCCTAAGCAGAATGGTAATGTGTAGAAGAGCGGCAGAGTTTTTAGATGCATCCTTCGGTTTAGTTATAAACGATGCCAAACTTCTATAATTGACAGTAAATGTATAGCGAGTTATAATTATTTTTATACATTCGGTGAAGGGAGAGAACAAAATGATACGATATAAAAGTGTAATAGCACTTGTAGTTTTACTAGCTCTTGTGGCTGCAGCAGGTTACTTTGCTATTCCAATTATTAGACAAGAAGTAAAATTAGGATTGGACTTACAAGGCGGAGTGTATGTTTTACTAGAGGCAAAAGCAACAGATAGGTCCGAAGTTAATGACGAAGCAATCCGTGGTACCATTGAAGTTTTACGTAATAGAATTGATGAACTAGGTGTCCTTGAACCCGTAATTCAACGGGAAGGGGAAAATAGAATTAGAATAGAAGTTGCAGATGCAGAGCAAGATCCAGAGTCTGTACTAGCTCTTATTGGACAAACTGCTCTTTTAGAATTCTTAGATCCAAGTGGGGAAACAGCACTAACGGGTGCAAACCTAACAAATGCTCGTGCTGTTTATGACTCTCAGGATAACAGGCCTGCTGTGTCATTAGAGTTAGATAGTGAGGGTGCTGCTATCTTTGCAGAGCTAACCCGCAGTGTTGCTGGAACTGGTATACCAATTCCTATTGTGCTAGACGGCCAAGTTATCTCCTCGCCAACAGTAAGACAGGGAGTAGTAATTACAGATGGTAAAGCAATCATACAAAATGTAGGATCAATAGAAGACGCTGCAAGAATTGCAGGCTTACTTCGTTCCGGTGCACTTCCATTAGAACTAGAAAGACTTGAAATTAGAGCAGTTGGTCCAGAGCTAGGTAGCCAATCCTTACTAAGAAGTCTTTATGCAGGTGGACTTGGTTTATTATTTGTTATAGCATTTATGATAGTATTTTATAAGGTGCCAGGGATTGTTGCATCTATATCCCTAACCATATATTTATTGTTAGTAATGGCAACCCTTGTAGGGCTAAACGCTGTACTAACATTACCTGGAATCGCTGGTTTGATTTTAACCATAGGTATGGCTGTAGATGCCAACGTTATTATATTTGAGAGAATAAAAGAAGAAATAAGAAACGGAAAAACTTTAAGGAGTGGAGTTGAATCAGGCTTTAAGAGAGCTATAACAACTATACTTGACTCCAATGTAACCACACTAATAGTAGGGTTTGTACTATTTGCTTTTGGAACTGGCCCAGTTAGAGGTTTTGCATTAACCTTGGTAATCGGAGTTTTAATAAGTATGATCACAGCAGTATTTGTAACAAGACTTATTGTAAAATTAGTAGTTAATACAAATATCATCAAAAGTACTAAATTTTTTGGTGTGTAAGGGTGGGTGATAAGATGTCGTTTAAATTTATTGAAAGATCTAAACTTTGGTTTACAATTTCTAGTGTAATAGTAATTTTAGGTATGATATCCTTAGCCACTTTAGGCTTAAACTTCGGTATAGACTTTACTGGAGGTACTAGGATACAAGCAGAATTTCCTGAAGGTACAACAAATGATCAAATTAGAACAGCCCTAAGTAACGTAAATGCAACTGATGCCCAAGGGCGGGAAGCAAACCTTGGGAACAGCTTTGTTCAAAGCTTAGATGAAGGAGCCTTTAGTATAAGGACCTTACCCCTAGATGAGGAAGAACAAGATAGAGTGGTTGAAGCCCTAGAAACTGAGTTCCCTGGCTTTACTGTTTTATCAGGCCCTGACATTGTTGGTCCTACTGTGGGAGCTGAACTTATCAAAAATGCCATTTTGGCTCTTTTAATTGCAGCGGCTTTATTAGTTGTATACATTAGCATCAGATTTGAATTCAAATTTGCTGTTTCAGCTATAGTAACACTATTATTTGATGCTTTTGTGGTCTTAACTGTATTCTCAGTAACTCAAATAGAACTAAACAGTCCCTTTGTTGCTGCAATACTAACAATAGTAGGTTACTCCATAAATGATACAATAGTTGTATTCGATAGAATTCGTGAAAATCTAAAATTTCCAGGTAAAGACCTAGCAGCGAAAGTGGATAGAGCTATCAGCCAGTCAGTGGTTAGAACTATTAACACATCACTTACAACTTTACTAGTTTTAGGTTCAATACTGTTCTTAGCTGGAGACACACTAAGACCCTTTGCTCTACCACTATTTGTGGGAGTAATAAGCGGTACCTATTCCTCAATTTTCTTAGCAGGCTCTTTCTGGCATGCTTGGAAACTAAGAGAAAGAAGCAAAAAAATAGCATAAGACTAATATCAGATTCTTTTTGCTGATTCAAAGCCCCCAGCTCCTAACAGGAGCGGGGGGCTTTTTGTAATGAAGCCCGTAACCACCTATGAAAAAACTCTTGAATGAATACCTGTAATCAACTAAAATAAACAGTAGGGATAACTTAAAAAAGGAGAAACCTAAATGCTTGATAAAAAATGGTTATGGGAAACAGTAGAAAAACAACGAATTGATGAAATCACACAAAAACACAATATCAGCCAAGTCTTAGCAGAACTGTTAATAAAGCGGGGTATTTCATGTGAAGATATACCCGCATTTTTAAACCCCACAATTAAAGATCTACACTCACCCTTTGAAATGAAGGACATGGATAGAAGTGTAGAACGAATCATAGCTGCCATAGATGCAGAAGAAAAAATACTTATTTTTGGTGACTACGATGTGGATGGAATAACAAGCACAACGGTGCTATACCTAGGCCTAAGAAAGCTTGGAGCTTTAGTAGAATACTATATACCTAACCGTAGCGAAGGATACGGATTAAACAAATCTGCCCTTGGGGAAAAAATTCAAGAAGGTATAAACTTAGTAATAACTGTGGACTGTGGAATAAGTGCCGTAGAAGAAGTTGATTTTTGTAACCAATCAAATGTTGACTGCATAATTACAGATCATCATCTACCACCTGCTGAATTACCTAAAGCATATAGTATTATTAACCCGAAACAGTCAAACTGCAACTATAAATTCAAAGAACTTGCTGGAGTAGGACTTTCCTTTAAACTGGTCACAGCATTATATGAAGAACTAGGAGTACAAGGGTGGGAAGAACTATTAGATATTGTCGCATTAGGGACTGTGGCAGACCTCGTTCCCCTTCAGGGTGAAAACAGAACCATAGTTGCCCTAGGCTTAGAAAAAATGAATAAAGGATTGAGGCTTCCCCTGGCAAGCCTAGCTGAAATAGCAGGTGTTAAGCCTCCACTGGATTCTTACCACCTAGGTTTTGCTTTTGGTCCAAGATTAAACGCTGCGGGAAGACTAGAAACACCCAAGGAAGCAATAGAGTTGATGTTATCCACAGATAAAGACAAAGCTTTAGAACTATCCACATATTTAAATGAACAAAACAGAGAAAGACAAGAAGTGGAACAAAAAATATTAGAACAATGTATTGAGATGGTTGATGAAATGAACTTATCCACATCAAAGGTGCTGGTATTAGCAAATGAAAACTGGCATCATGGGGTTATAGGTATAGTTGCATCAAGGCTTGTGGAAAAATACTATAGACCTGTCATTATGCTGTCAATAAATGATGACCAAGACCAAGCCCAAGCCACGGGTTCTTGTCGAAGTGTAGAAGGTTTTCATCTTTACGAAGCCCTCAACTACTGTGGAGACCTTTTGGTAAAATACGGTGGTCATGCCATGGCTGCTGGTCTTACTGTGGATAAAAATAAAATTTCAGAATTTACCCACAGAATTAACAAATATGCTGTTGATAACAATATTGATCAATATCTAAGTCCGAAAATCTACATTGATATGGACTTAAATCCACTGGAACTAGACTTAAACCTAATCAAAGATATCAACAGGCTAAAACCCTTTGGACAACAAAACCCAGCCCCTGTTTTTAGGGTCGGGAACTTACAGGTTGCTAAGTTTAGTCTTGTGGGTCAACAGAAAAATCATTTAAAGGTAGACTTCAAAATAGAAAACATGTGGATATCTTCAATAGGATTTAAAAAATCTGACCTTGTGGATAGAATCTTTGGAAAAAGTAAAATAAGTTTTGCTGGCTATCTAGATGAAAATACCTATAATGGCACTACAAAACTTCAACTAAGGATTATGGACTTAAAAGATGAAGAAGATGGATATTTATCATCGGACATGAAAATAATCGATTTGAGGAATAAATCAATATCTGAATACTTAACTTTGCCAAATAACTTAGATAAAAGATATATTCTTTATACAAATGGATACCATAAAAACAGGCTAGATAATTTTTATTTAAGTCAACCTAATGTTATAATAAAAGAGTATAATGAGGATTATGACATATCTGTAAAAGAGATACCAGTGCTACTACACACCCCTATAAAAGCAAGGGAGTTTTATGACTTACTTGCAAAATTTAGAAACTTAGGTGTAAAGCAAATAATAATAGGTTTTGGAACTGATGATGTTGCTTTATTACCACAAAGAGAATTTTTGGTTGCTATGTATCAGGCAATTAAAGTGCTGTCCACAAATGGCAAAAGAGCTACAAAAAGAGATATAATTTCTCAAATTGATAGTAAATTTGCTGTTGACTATTTGTTAGATAGAGGGTTAAATATATTTAGTGAGTGTAGATTATTACATTGTAATGATGATTGTTGGGAGTTAGTAGATGTAGAGGTTAAAGTAGACTATACTACAACTACCTCCTATAAAAAATACACAAAGGAACAGGATATATTTACAAAGTGGCATAATCGCGCATTAACCGCAGATATAAATGAATTACTCTCAAACCAACAAATTACAATAGAGGAGGAAGAATAATGGATTTAAAAAGTAAAATAAGAGAAATTCCAGATTTTCCAAAGGAAGGCATAGGCTTTAAAGATATCACAACACTTCTTCAAGAAGGTCCTGCATTTAAAGAGGCAATTGATAAAATGGCTGAGTTTTGTAAAGATAGACAAGTAGACGTGGTTGTTGGGCCCGAGGCTAGAGGATTTCTTATAGGAGCACCACTGGCATATAGTTTAGGTGCGGGCTTTGTACCTGTTAGGAAATCAGGTAAGCTTCCAGGGGAAGTAGTAGAGGCAACCTACGAGCTAGAATATGGAAACGATACACTGCAAATACATAAAGATGCCATAAAGCCAGGGCAAAAAGTATTGGTAGCAGATGACCTCCTAGCAACAGGTGGAACAGTTAAATCAACTGTGGATCTTGTAACAGAGCTTGGGGGAGAAATCATAGGTGTAGCCTTTTTGATTGAGTTAACCTTCTTAGATGGTAGAAAAAAATTAGAAGGTCATGAGATATTCTCACTTCTTGAATACTAAGATGATTTCTATGAATCATAAAAATTGTGGGTTACAGAACGAAACCCTTTATGTTTTTTTAACCCTAGATCGAGTTGGTGATAACTTATGGAAAATGTAATCCATGATATAGAAGTAATTAAAAGGAAAATTACCGCAAGGGATAATGAAACAGATTTAACTATTTTAGATAAAGCCTACACTTGGGCTGAAAAGGCACATAAAAATCAACTAAGGGAGTCGGGAGACTCCTTTATTGTTCATCCCTTAGGTGTTGCCAACATCCTAGTTGAACTTGAAATGGATGTTGACACAATTGCTGCTGCTATATTACATGATGTTGTTGAAGATACAGAGGTTACCTTAGAAGCTATTCAAAAGGAGTTTGGCGAGGGTATCGCCCTATTAGTGGATGGAGTTACAAAGCTTAGTCAAATCGAATTTAAATCAAAAGAAGAACAACAAGCAGAAAGCTTTAGAAAAATGTTCATGGCCATGGCAAAGGACATAAGAGTAATTATCATAAAGCTTGCTGATAGACTCCATAACATGCGTACACTAAACCACACAACAGTGGAAAAACAAAAGCGCATGGCGAAGGAAACCCTAGAAATATATGCTCCCTTAGCCCATAGAATGGGTATTTTTAAGATCAAGTGGGAATTAGAGGATTTGGCGTTCCGATATACCCTGCAGCAAGAATACTATAACTTAGCTAAGCAAATTGCCCAAAAGAGGGAAGAACGGGAAAAGTTCATAAATGATATAATTGCAGAACTTAACGAAAAAGCAGATGCTGCTTCCATAAATGCAACCATAGATGGACGACCCAAGCATTTATATAGTATATACCAGAAAATGCACAACAAAGGTAAAGAACTTAACGAGATATACGACTTAACAGCAGTTAGAATCATCGTTGAGTCTGTAAGGGAGTGTTATGGTGTCCTTGGAATAATTCATAGCTTATGGAAACCTATTCCTGGGAGGTTTAAAGATTATATAGCTATGCCCAAACCTAACATGTACCAATCATTACACACAACGGTACTATGCCCTAAGGGTAACCCCCTTGAAATTCAAATAAGAACATGGGATATGCATAAAACAGCTGAATTTGGTGTGGCTGCCCACTGGCAATACAAAGAACAAGGAAAAGCAGATAAACACCTAGATCAAAAGAGATCGTGGTTTAGACAGTTCATGGAATGGCAAAGGGAACTTAAGGATGCTCATGAGTACATGGAATCCCTTAAAATAGACTTATTTAACGAAGAGGTCTTTGTATTTACACCTAGAGGGGATGTTATCGACCTGCCATCTGGTGGAGTTCCATTAGACTTTGCCTACAGGGTACACACTGATGTAGGACATCGATTTGCAGGAGCTAAAGTTAATGGCAACATTGTCCAACTTAACTATAACTTAAAAACCGGTGATATTGTAGAAATCATGACAAAGCCCAATAAAGCTCCCAGTAGAGACTGGTTGCAGATTGTAAAAACGTCCCACGCTAAAAGTAAGATAAGAGCATGGTTCAAAAAGGAAAGCCAAGAAGAAAACATAGAAAAGGGCAAAGAATTATTAGAAAAAGAAATCAAAAAGCTACATTATGACATAACTGATGTCCTAAAAGATGATTTTATAGAAAAAATTGCCAAAAGATATAATTATAGCACTGCAAACGATGTATACAGTGCCATAGGCTTTGGTGGCTTTAGTGCTATTTCAGTGGCTAAAAAACTAATTGAAGAATTTAAGAAAACATTACCAGAGGAAGATACTAATATCTCTGAGATAAATTTACAAAACACTCCAAGGAAAACATCTACCCAAGGTGTAAGGATAAAGGGTGTGGACAACCTACTTATTAGGTTTTCTAAATGCTGTAAACCAGTGCCAGGGGATGAGATAGTTGGCTATATAACACGGGGCAGGGGCGTATCCATTCACCGTAAGGACTGCACAAATATATCCCCTGATGATGTGGATAGATTTATTGAGGTAGAATGGGATGTGGAGAAAAAGCAGAGTTATCCTGTGGAGCTAAGTATTTTTGCATGGGATCGCAAAGGCTTGTTACAGGAAGTTATGAATACTGTTTCAGAAGGAAAAGCAAACATAGTAGCTGTTTCTGGCAAAGGTAAAGATGACGGCACTGCATCCATTAGACTAACTGTGGAGATTACTGATACAAGCCACTTGGAAAAAGTCAAAGACCGCCTTCGCTCAATACAATCTGTATTTGACGTAGTAAGACATGGTAATAGGGGGGATAACAATTGAGGGCAGTACTTCAAAGGGTGAAAAACGCTTCTGTGTCCGTGGAAGGTAAGAAAATATCTGAAATACAGAAGGGATTTTTAGTATTACTAGGAGTAGGCCAAGAGGATAATGAGACTGACATAGATTATATGGTAGATAAAATCACTAATTTAAGGGTGTTTGAAGACGAAAATGAAAAAATGAACCTATCCCTTAAAGATGTTCAAGGGGAGGTTTTAGTAGTTTCCCAATTCACCCTTTTTGGTGATTGTAGGAAGGGAAGAAGACCAAGCTTTTCCTCAGCAGGTCACCCAAGTGTTGCAAAAGACCTTTACTTAGAAGTTTGTTTAAGGCTTGAAAATCAAGGTCTAAATGTAAGTAAAGGACAGTTTGCTGCCATGATGGATGTGCAACTTATCAATGATGGCCCAGTGACACTTATGATAGATAGCAAAAAAACCTTTTAAGGAGGAAATATAATGCTAAAAATAAAGACCTTAGTTGTTGGTCCAATACAAAATAACTGTTATATAATCTATGATGAATCCAAACAGGCAGTAATCATAGACCCAGGTGGAGATAGTGAAAAAATTATTGCTGCATGTGATGGTTTAGATGTTAAATATATCATTAACACCCATGGGCACCTAGACCATATTGGCGGGAACTCCAAGCTTAAAGAAGAATTTGCAGTAGCTCAACTTGTGATCCACCAAGATGATGAAAAAATGTTATATGACCCCAACCTAAATCTAT comes from Alkalicella caledoniensis and encodes:
- the dtd gene encoding D-aminoacyl-tRNA deacylase is translated as MRAVLQRVKNASVSVEGKKISEIQKGFLVLLGVGQEDNETDIDYMVDKITNLRVFEDENEKMNLSLKDVQGEVLVVSQFTLFGDCRKGRRPSFSSAGHPSVAKDLYLEVCLRLENQGLNVSKGQFAAMMDVQLINDGPVTLMIDSKKTF